From the genome of Vitis riparia cultivar Riparia Gloire de Montpellier isolate 1030 chromosome 11, EGFV_Vit.rip_1.0, whole genome shotgun sequence:
CTTCACTAGACAATATGACTACAACTCTGAATTGATGTCATTAATTGCTACTTCAGAAAAAGTGCATCTCATGATTATAGACAATCTAAATTATATCATGTTCGCATATCAAACAGAGTTTCCTAAAAGGGGCTGTTTGCAGGATGTCCCTTGATCTTAGTTTCCTCTTCTTTTAACAGTACCTTCATGCTCTACATTTCTGAGGAGGACACACtgggaaagaaatgagagcCTTGAATGTTACAGCAGATGGAAATGGAGTGACAGATGTAACATTTCAAGGTTTGTATTCCTTGTCCAGGACTTGTTAGAAATCGAAAGGGACATCCCTGTACATTACCTCAAGATTTTAAACAATAGGTGTTGCTATAGTAATGGAGAAATATCTAATAGGGAATGCATAGCCAGAAACACCCCTTCAACTACTTGAAAACTAATCagcaaagaaattaaaatgcAGGGATgattttgtgtttaaaaaaaaaaaggttacaaaTTACCATGATATAGAAATTTCTGACCTGCAATGCAGCCAATTATGCTGGGACAGGGTTTTCTAAGGACACCACTATGGTTTCATATTTTCCCAACGCTACACTTAACCTCGAAAGCATTCTTAAAATGATCAGAACTTACATTTCGGTGCTCTGCCCTGAAGCTACTATCTTAAGGGACCTATTAGCCCCAGGAAGATGCAGCTAGAGTTACTAGGCTCCAAGACCAGTGTGTGTTaattgtttgtgattttaatcaGAAAACTTGCAATCTAACTAGACTTAATTCAGGTGGGCAAGTGAAAGTGGAATGAATGAATTATGATGGGTTAAGACACCAAACTCAAACTTCACCCTACTGATAATTATACCGATAACTACAATTCAGCATATAACAGTAGCAAATTACTTACCCATTCAAGCATGGCTCCTTTCTGATTAACCGTTTTGCCAAACTCAAGAGCTCTCATTCCAGTTATGAGCTCCAGCAAGAGAATACCAAACCCAAAGACATCAGTTTTCTCAGATGATTGGCCAGTGGAGAGGTACTCAGGTGCAATGTGCCCAACAGTTCCACGGACAGCAGTGGTAACATGGGAATCAGAATGGTCAAGGAGCTTTGCAAGGCCAAAGTCACCAACAATAGCCTCACAATAGTCATCCAGGAGCACATTAGCAGCCTTCACATCTCTGTGGATTATCTTTGGATCGCACTGCTCATGTAGATATAGAAGACCCCGTGCAGCGCCAATTGCTATCCTCTTCCTTGTGTTCCAGTCTAATGCTGGTTTTCCTATTATAAtcaacaaattaaaatgatCACTTGAATGCTAATGTGCCCTAAAATTGAAGATAGAGATAAACTCTCTCTAACCATGTACTAGAAtgaagaagtttttttttttaaggcagtGATATCTAGTGGTTAAGATTAGTCAGACTCAAACTTAGATTTGGAATTTGTATTGAATGTGCCGGAAACTTGTGTGATACTATCAACTTCATGCACTCAACATTATGAGCACATAGGGAATTTATGCATAAATGAACTGCTGTGCTGGAAACTGACAGCAGAACTTGAACAGTACACCCTTGATTCCAAAGCCTCTTAAACTTCAATGAACTTCTGAAAAATTCAGAAAACCCCAATCCCatgaaaacagaaaagaaaaacaaaaacaaatttttttttgccaaataTTCAGGTCCATCAGGAGATGTACTGCCCCTAATTCACAATAAAAGATCATGAGATCTATTTATTCAGCAGCACATATATACTCCCAAGTTCAAAATCAAGACTGGTCTCCAAGTTCTCTGCCAAAAAAAATCAGCAAAAACTGGGGGCTCAGaactaaaaatttcaattattgagaaaaacaaacaaacagacAAACAAACTAGGCACTTCAAATTATCCCAATCTGTCACATCTATTTGAGCTCAGAATTAAAACTCTGGGCCCCTCAAGATATGGTGGTACAAACCAAGTCACAATGAAAAACATCAATGTGGTCCATAGCAAGCTCAGATGTAAGCAAGTACAATAATATGGTTGGTCATGCAGTCCTTTTTGAAGAATATGAGATGAAATAATCATACCCACCATGTGTTTGATTAATACTAGTAGCATAATTCTTAGATAGTACCAACCTCTAAGCCTGGAGGCCACACTGCCATTAGACATGTAGGGGTAAATCAAAAGCCTCTCATTTGGGGTGGCACAGTAGCCAATCAGCCGAAGCAAATTCCGGTGAACTGCCAAGCTAATCATCTCCAATTCAGTCCTGAACTGTGATTCTCCAGCAGTTCCCGTCACATCTTTAAGCCGTTTCACTGCCACCATAGTCCCATCTCCTAGCTTACCCTTATATACATTACCAAAACCTCCGCTACCAAGTATGTTCTTGGTGCTGAAATTGTCTGTGGCAAGTTGGAGTTCTCTTAGAGTGAAGTTTCTTAGGTTGCCCAGGCTTATTAAACCCTCTTCTTGATGATCTGCAACAAATTTAGATTCTCATTTAAGGTTTTGGTCAATTGCTGTTTTACAAGGGAGCATTTTGTTGGGTTTTTCAGttactaaccattgatgtttaaGATGGTCaggtttctttgttttcttctctgGCAAATGAGATATCCAAGTGCTAAGAGGATGAGAGAGACAATACTGAGGCTGACCCCAAGTGCAATTGCTACTTTCTTGGACTTCGGTTTTcctgagaagaaaaaaatatggcaGTAGaattttagatgaaaaataatataaagtcTAGACAGAAAAGGgttagaaagagagagagagagaggggtgaCCAGTTGATGAATTTAGAGAGATGGAAAGAGGGACCGCATTGGCTGATCCAGAGCAACCATCCGTGGAGCTGGCCTCACAAATCAAGGGGTTTCCCACAACACTATATGACAagacaaaagaaagaagaaaacagaatcaaataaatgaaatatagaCCAGAAAGACCCTTCAGAAGAGAGAGGAGTTGCAGTTCAACTTTACTTGAATGTTCTGGCTGGAAATTTAGGCACAGGTCCACTGAGATTGTTATAAGACAAGTCCCTGAATTATCAAAGAGTACACACCAACAGAACCCATCAATGGATTTTTCAACTGATAGGTCTATTACAATGAATATATCCAGAAATTGCAGGttgtttcaattttcaagatACTCAGAaacccaaaaaacaaacaaaagccATACTCACAAGAAAGCAAGTTGTGGGATTTTGGCTAAAGACACAGGAAATGCTCCAGACAAGCTGTTGTTGTTCAGCCTCCTAGTAAGTGACAAAAACACCCagttaaaaaaaacaatcagGTCTGAAACAGAGTAATACATGGAGAAAAAGGCACATattctctgtttggttgctgagaaaactaaaggaaaaaagaaggaaatatagttttaaatttcattctagACATCTTTTGGCTTCCAAAAGAGAACAAGCATACTCGCCGAGGCTCTTACATTTTCCCACCATCCAAACAGGACAGAAAAAAGTATGCAAATACTCACAGGTAATGAAGATTACTCAACTGACCCAGAGACGCTGGGACAGCTCCTGCGAAGCGGTTATTGGAGAGATCCAACGTTTGAAGTCTCGGAAGAGTACCGAGCTCCGTTGGGATCGGGCCGGAGATATTGTTGTTCTGCAATAACCTGCAAATTCACACCAACACAGGAATGTGTAAAATCAGAATCTAGATAATGAGGCTGTAAATGGTTGGAGTCACTTTTGTCACCCCTTttacagaaaaaataaatgtcaaAGCTGTGCTTGGTTActgagaaaatggaaaaaaaaaaaggagctaaaattttgaatattggaTTTTTGATAGCTTCCATTTAAGGAAAAGCAAAGCAACATAAAACTTAAGCtacaaaatcttattttattttcttctcctccattttctcaggaaccaaacatgaGAGTAAgaaactcaaaattaaatagtgaAAACAACAGGGGTTGTGAAACTTTCAATGAAATATCAAAAAACGGAAAAAATAAGTTGTGTTTGCTCACACTTGTTTAAGATTGGTGAGGTTCCCAATCATCCCGGACAAACTTCCAGACAGAGATTGGCTTGGAGCTCCTCTGCacaacaaagaataaaaaaagaagctaacaggtttatttttcttccaccGTGAAATTAAACAACTCCATAAAAACAGAAGAAACTCACAAGCCAGTGACAAGATTTTCAGTGGAGCATGTGATCATGGCCCAGCTACATGGGTCTACAGAGTCTTCATCCCAGTTGCTGAGAACCCCATGGGGGTCATTCAAAGCTCGTCTGATACTTATCAAAGCGTCGACTACACAACATTAATACCATATTAAGCATAAATCAGTGTAAAGAAGAGAACCCAGATAGTGATGTGATGTGATGAGCTGAGCTTACCTTCATGGTTGCGAGGTTCGTAGGAGAGAGAGGGTGAGGCAGaggagagaaagagaaggaagaggaagaggaagagcaACATGGCTAATGAAGAAAGCTAAGTGGCGAGCATGTCTGTTTCAGAGACAATGACTCTTTTGAGTTTTGGTTTGTTGAAGTGTTAAGAATCCTTTTCAGTCACCATCTCTGCTTTGCTGCTTTGCTACTTTGTAGCAGCAAAccatggagagagagagagagaggatacGAGATGTCAGTGGAGGAGTGTGAGCGCAGAAATTGAGAGGGACACAGTGGGCTTTGTTACCACCACCAGATCAACCTCTGCTTCTCTTTCTTATCTATttaatcaaattgatttaaagAATAAAGCATACCCATATGGGTTTTGTTTCTCCATTCCCTCCCCTTCCATGATCAGGATTCACCGATTCAGTACTTTCCCCTCTTATCAGTTTTGATTCTTTAGCCCATTTccatccctttttctttttctttttcaactttctTGCTGTACCATATTGTTTTTGCCCTTTTCAAATCCAAAGCAGAAACTGATTTATATTTCTGAAAATCCTTGAAAGGGGGTTAGGAATATGTTGTCCAATTGGGTTGCTACACTTCGCTTCTGTTTTTCATTAGAGTTcacaataatgaaaatattttatgattgcCTTTCACAAAAACAGTTTCTTAAGACCACTTGGCTCTGAAATTGGGCTCCTCTTCTTGCCAACGGGTACTCTGTACTGATACCCTGATTCTAGGAAATGGCCTTTTATTCTTCAAGCATGATCATGATGGTGGAATTTACTTTCTGCTTTTGTTCTTACATTCATCTAAAATATATACTTTCCTTTACAACAAACCCATATTCTTTCTCCCTGTAAATTGAACAGCTATTTTATTTAAGATCTAattaatcaaatgaaaaaagagtTTATGTTCACATGCTCACAGTGGACAATGTCACCTTTCAATGTGCCAAAAGGTTGCCTCTTTGTTAccacaattaattaattgtgattattttatgCTTTAATATACAAACAGACACATATTTGATATGTGTCCCCATAGTTTAGAGTAATCATTTTGttctcatttaaaataattttctaattcgaaattaaagttaaaatcatACATTTTAAAGtacaatattaatattataaaaattttcccataaattaaaataaagtttttataaaaaaataatatttttcttaacttttataACAAACTCCTTTTTGAATTATAAACCCTTTAAGTAAAATCAAgtacttaaaacattttattgagttttaaaaacagctttttaattttcaaaaatcaatccaaacagaacctatatatataaataataataataataatgccttaaaaaaagtttctaaaattcttcttatatattttgtaaaagctcaatttaatgaaaatacaaTTCATGAACAAATATACagagagggagaaaaaaaaaaaaggaaaagaggaatGAAGGTGTGAGCTTTTGAATAGATGATTGTGGTTGGGAATTGGGTTAGGGCCTAAAAATGTTTAGATTAATTGATAAGTTGTTGGGAAAAATGGTCAAATCTCACAGGCTTGAACCCCTTTTCAACCTTTTGACAGTCAAAAATGACTGAGGAACTGAACAAGTGAAATGAAGTAAGATCATGGTTACCTGTCACATTCTCTTACAGCAAACACAAGAAGACAAAAATTTCACCACCTAAGCCATTAAGACTTTTACATAGCCATGGCATTTCTATGCAACAATCCAATCTCATCCTGatcttaaagttttttttttttttttttttttggtttataaagaaataaaaataaaaataaaattatttaaacatttaatgaatataaaataaatgaaagataGGCTAGATTTGatataaaatggaaaaatatttgtttacatATTCTAAGTTCTTATTTGGATCGACAGGaatttaaaaactctttttaagtttatacttatttcattaattttatttcaagagattataatatagaaaatagtttaatatggaagtgagagagagagagagagagagagattcagGAGAGATTTTGGTTTAGTAACTTAATAAGAAAAGGGATTGGATTTAGGATTTAGGGATTTAAGTTCAGTGACTtaagaagaaatataaaatattatacccATAGAGCAGAGTAGACACACTTTTGCTGACTACAAGACTAAATTGGATGTTTGATAAGGCAAGACATGCTTCAGTCAGAAAAAATTTCTACTACCTTCAATGATATTACGTGCAAGTCAATTTTTGCTAGcgaccaagaaaaaaaaaacacatcacATAATATGAATTGGCTTTTgggaatttatattttttttgtttaggtaattttattaaaataatttctcatttaAGAAAAAGTTTAATATAAAGGCCAAGACAATATCACTTAAAGAAGTCCATTTTGAACTTATGTTGAACTAAAATTCCACGACCCAtcatttgaaattatgaatttaccATCAATTCCCACTTAGACatacccaaaaacaaaaaatgattcgGAAAGATGATGGTACATATCTTAAACCATGTACTTGTGCTTCTTCCCAACAAAAGGGACATCATTCGCATGGTTTTGGCATTTTTTCTTATGACAAAGCATATATGCAAAGTTTACATAAATTGTTGCCCTCCATCTTCTTCAATAGTGAGACCATGTTTGAAAGAATATTTATTGCATGAGAATCACTATTCATTTTCTACCCattttatgggttttattttatttaataaaaaaaattaaatttaataaatttaattaaaaaattatatatttttcattaattaatctctctatatataaaaataagaaaatataataaatttgaaccAGGATATTGATATAATTTATTCACTtcacatttattatttatgttaaaaatgagttatttttcgAACATAAAGACGAGAAAGTAACGGGACATGGATTGGTGTAAGCAACCTATATCCCAATCCAAAATTATATAATGTTGGCTCAATAAATTAGTTATTGAGTGCATGAAAGGACAGAGATAttagagttttaaaatattaaaaaaaaaaaaaaaaaaaaaaaaccaactctCTTTGTCCACAACCAAGCTGTCCCAATTACTATTGAAGgcattattacttttttttttcccccaaaaaagaatgatttgaaaTTGAAGGAAGAAGACAAGAGGCATGTGAAGAATGATGCATGGCACATTAGAAGCAACAACACCATCCAAAATGAGAGGTTGGTAATAGCTAGGATCTAGTGCCATTGTGCCATTGTGCCAAATGCCAATAGAATTAAATCTATTGTCTAtgcttttaatataatttaagcCTATCTTGAATGGCTCACTTTCACATCACCTCATTTATTTCAACGGTTATATCACACCAAATTGGGTTCAGATGTACATATgccttaaaatttgaaaataaggcACCTCGATTGTttatactttgaataaaaaattattaaggtatcatttgataaatatttaatttttattttaaaaaataaaaaatgataaacctttttaaaattattctaaaaaattattaaatttcaaacattatataaaaaaatcaaaatattatttactcaaagtttaaaattatgaaaaaaagtgtgttttgatttattaattttaaaaatatatatagaaaaagaacttctatatttataaattagttttattttcatttatttaaaaaaaattaaaatacatattataaatcatataattatttttcgaAAAATCCTTTTTAcagataaaaaatatgaaaaaaatacatatattttaaaagattttttttctatattttttaaaattagtaaattaaaactcaattttccttaaaatttttaaaattagtttttaacaACATAAGTTAAGTTATACATTTTATGTAAAGACtattataattttctatatttttaaaataaaaaataaaaaataaaaaatgtatttcgaagattatattttttcaatttttggtatcgtatttttttaattcaatcttttccttgaaattaacctttttttttttttttttttttttgtattcttggGTCAATTCTTGGCATAGTCCTTGTTAATTCAATCTTGCCCTTGAAGTTAATCTTTCCACTTTCATTCTTGGATTCAATTATTGGCTCCGTTTAGCCAAATAAAGGCAATCAAGCATAATAGGTAGCCCAAAAagtataaaccaaaaaaatatacCAAATGATTGGATTCTaagaaatatttgtaaaattataagCGTACATTtggcatattttgaggtaaatccTAAATCATAACCTTTCACAAATGCGGTAATTAAAAATGTCGGAGGAAAATAGCCATCCATGGGATCCACTTAACAACCATACACAAAAAGAAGCGAGAAAGAAatagttattttcactttcctTCACTGTTGCTGTCAATCATGGCTTTGAGTTGAGGGCTTCCGAActataaaatacatatattaaattaattaaataataaataaataaaagaaagtgatGCTTGGGAGAGCAAAAAAGTGAAGGGAAACACGAGGAAGGTTTCTTATTCTGAAATCCAAacacctttcttttttttctttttttttatttcttttttttgggtttttaaaaaatctgaTGTTGTGatataaaaattgagaaacCCAACACTAAGGCGAGGGGCCATATCTTTGTTGGAGTTCGTTTATTCTTCCATGCTTGGGAATTGATTCTTCCACGTTGGCCTTCTGCCTTGTGGTTTTCACTGCCCCCTTCAAAAGCTCATTTCAATTCCCATTTCCCACACCATTCGCTTTAAAGCAAAAGCTCACGCCCCTCTGCCTTACATTCCCCAGCCCATCTGGCCCCACCTTCTGCCCACCTGGTTTCATGGGCCCCACTTCTGAAGGCCCAACATGGAATGCCGTCGTCCAAGCCCATGCCCATACCCAATCACTGGCCCATCAACTTCCCAGGTGTAGAAATGGGTGTCTTTATGACATAAAAAATCATGGAATCTCTTCGTCCAATTTCATTCATGtgattaaagtataaaaataatgataattggtatgaataatataaataagGCAAAAAGaagtgattaaataaaaaaaaatgctgttAGATATTAAGAATATGATTAAAAGATACGGAAAAATTGACTAAGATATAATATGATTAAATACAAAGTTTTGGTcctagacttttttttttataaatattttaattttataaaataaaataaaataattatttatataccaAATATTTCATTGTGTTGTTTGCTCTCactttttaaaaggtaaaac
Proteins encoded in this window:
- the LOC117925563 gene encoding probable LRR receptor-like serine/threonine-protein kinase At2g23950; the protein is MLLFLFLFLLFLSSASPSLSYEPRNHEVDALISIRRALNDPHGVLSNWDEDSVDPCSWAMITCSTENLVTGLGAPSQSLSGSLSGMIGNLTNLKQVLLQNNNISGPIPTELGTLPRLQTLDLSNNRFAGAVPASLGQLSNLHYLRLNNNSLSGAFPVSLAKIPQLAFLDLSYNNLSGPVPKFPARTFNVVGNPLICEASSTDGCSGSANAVPLSISLNSSTGKPKSKKVAIALGVSLSIVSLILLALGYLICQRRKQRNLTILNINDHQEEGLISLGNLRNFTLRELQLATDNFSTKNILGSGGFGNVYKGKLGDGTMVAVKRLKDVTGTAGESQFRTELEMISLAVHRNLLRLIGYCATPNERLLIYPYMSNGSVASRLRGKPALDWNTRKRIAIGAARGLLYLHEQCDPKIIHRDVKAANVLLDDYCEAIVGDFGLAKLLDHSDSHVTTAVRGTVGHIAPEYLSTGQSSEKTDVFGFGILLLELITGMRALEFGKTVNQKGAMLEWVKKIQQEKKVEVLVDRELGCNYDRIDVGEMLQVALLCTQYLPAHRPKMSEVVRMLEGDGLAEKWAASHNHNNNNPTPNISHFNSHKSTWRPTTASKHDNIDHDGSSMFGTMMDEEDDDHSLDAHAMELSGPR